A window of [Limnothrix rosea] IAM M-220 genomic DNA:
AGTTAAACGGACAAGCGCCACGAATATATTTGAGGTTTTCAAGACGTTTTAGTTTCCGCTGCAACGCCATAATCGATCCGGCATGACCCTGCTTTTCCTCACAGAAAATTTTGATATCTTCATTACTCATGTTCAGGAGACTGCTGATCCAATGTTTCCCAAATTCGGAATACAGCACATTGGCATTGTCGAGGCTGGCTTCGGATAAACCCAACTCAAATCCCACTAAGCGAATATCTTCAATTTCGATTTGATCAAAGCTGAGGTACATTTCCTGTGCGCCGCGCACTCCACGCCGTTTGGTGGAGTCTGAGTCGAGGGTATAAATTTCTACTTCGCCCGGAAATAATTGCCCTAAACCTTTAACGGTATTTACGCCTTTGCCTTCCTGCATTGCCTCCCAGCCATACTCGGAGTGCATATCAAACATCAGGTTCACAGCAGCACGTTTTTTGATAATGCCCGAAAGTAAAAGACGGGTTAGGAAAGATTTACCGGTTCCAGATTTCCCGAAAATGCCATTACTCCGTTCGACAAAGCGATCTAGGTCAAGGCAAATGGGCACGTCGGTGTCGAGGGGTTGGCCGATGGCAAAATTGTTGTGCTGGGGATCCTCTTCCCAACCAAAGACCATCCGAAAATCACGATCGCCGGCATCAAAAACCTGACTAAAGTGACTGGGAATCGTTTTAACAGGCAAAAGTTCTAGATCGTCGTAAGCCTCGTCATAATGACCATTGAGGGAATTCAGATCGTCACTGTGGGTGGGAGTAAACATGAGCATCGGTGCGAGCTCAACCGTGCCGTAGGTACTCGTTCCCGTTAAAACGGCTTGGAGAAAATCATCAGCTGGATTGGGTGGATCAGCAAGGATACGCTGACTTGAGGTGCCAAGGGAAACATCGGTGAGTAGGCAGAAAAATTTGGAACGAGTCCCCTGTACCACTAGAAATTTACCGACACGCATCTCTTCAACGGAAATATCGCCGTGGAGACGGACTTCGAGACCTTGGCTGAGGGAACCCTGAATGACGGAGCCGAGGGGATGTTCTTGGGTCATTAATCGTATTTCAGAAGGGGAATGGGGAAAAAAAGAAAAAGTGACTATGCTTGTGGGTCGGGTAATGGCTCGCTGGTTTCAATGGGCTGAACGGGACGCATGAGTCGTTTCCATGCTTCGATTTGGGTTTGGGCTGCGGTATGGGCGGCTGTACCGGAAGGGATGAGTTCTGCGGTGGCGATCGCCTCAGGAATAGACAGAGCACTGGCCTGTCGTTGAGCTTCGTTGAGAATGCCATAGCTCCATTTATCGGCAGCGGTGCGTCCCTCAGAACGGGCAGCAGTTGCACTACGCGGAATTTCTTGGGTCAGGCGAATCGCCTCCACTAGGCTAGAAATATTGCCACGGGCAGCAGCGGCATAGGCATCTTGAAGTTTTGAGGCTGCGGTTAGCTCTCGCTGCCAAATACTGACTTTTTCCTGAATTTCAGGGTAAAGTGCTCGACCCGCAGTGATGCGGTTAGCAACGTTAATAGCCTCACTATAGCGCTGACTATTGCCGAGGGCGATCGCCTGATCATAGATGGGCTGATCCTCGCGACGCTCTAGGGTTCTTTGCCATTCACGGATTTTAGTTTGAGCCTCACTATATAAAGCGCGACCGGGGCGAATTTTACGGGCTTGGACGATCGCCTCGCTGAGGGAATCATTACGACGGGAGGCAGCCAAGTCTTTAGCATATTGCAAAGTTGGGGTATCTTCGGCGATTTCAATGCGCTCACGCCATCGAGCAATTTTTTGGCGGGCCTCACGGTATCGGGGATTTCCTTCCTCAATGAGATTTAGTTTGGCGATCGCCCGTTGGAGTTCCGAGATTGTCCCCCCAGCTGCAATGGCATCACCCTGTTCAAGGATTGTCACATCAGCAATTTCATCTTGCCAACGGCGCATCAGCCTCTGGCTTTGATCATAGACAGAACTACTCGGTTGGATACTTTGGATTTGTACCAGCGCAGTCTTAATATCAGTCACACTACCCCGCTCGGCGCTAATACCCGCTTGCGCCAAAATCTTCCAGTCCACCACCATATTGTCGAGATTTAAACGACC
This region includes:
- a CDS encoding helicase HerA domain-containing protein, which translates into the protein MTQEHPLGSVIQGSLSQGLEVRLHGDISVEEMRVGKFLVVQGTRSKFFCLLTDVSLGTSSQRILADPPNPADDFLQAVLTGTSTYGTVELAPMLMFTPTHSDDLNSLNGHYDEAYDDLELLPVKTIPSHFSQVFDAGDRDFRMVFGWEEDPQHNNFAIGQPLDTDVPICLDLDRFVERSNGIFGKSGTGKSFLTRLLLSGIIKKRAAVNLMFDMHSEYGWEAMQEGKGVNTVKGLGQLFPGEVEIYTLDSDSTKRRGVRGAQEMYLSFDQIEIEDIRLVGFELGLSEASLDNANVLYSEFGKHWISSLLNMSNEDIKIFCEEKQGHAGSIMALQRKLKRLENLKYIRGACPFNYIDQILESLAAGKHVIIEFGSQSNMLSYMLATNMITRRIHSAYVKKADHFLQTKNPQDKPRQLVITIEEAHRFLDSKIVHQTIFGTIAREMRKYYVTLLVVDQRPSGIDNEVMSQIGTRVTCLLNDEKDIEAIFMGVSGGGNLRSVLAKLDSKQQALVLGHALPMPVVVHTRSYDQQFYREIGISDYQDMDDQELFAEAELAKSDLGF